The following are encoded together in the Nocardia sp. XZ_19_385 genome:
- the dut gene encoding dUTP diphosphatase, which produces MSALSPIPLLRLDPGIPMPARAHHGDAGVDLCTTQDVILEPGERVLVGTGVAVALPVGTVGLIHPRSGLAAKAGLSVVNTPGTVDAGYRGEIKVCLINHDPRTPIELRRGDRIAQLLVQRVELVDFVEVDTLDETARGAGGYGSSGGHAILADAGKEA; this is translated from the coding sequence GTGAGCGCACTTTCACCTATTCCGTTGCTGCGGCTTGATCCCGGCATCCCCATGCCCGCGCGCGCCCATCACGGCGACGCCGGCGTGGATCTGTGCACCACCCAGGACGTCATCCTGGAACCGGGGGAGCGGGTGCTGGTCGGCACCGGCGTCGCCGTCGCGCTACCGGTCGGCACCGTCGGCCTGATCCATCCGCGATCGGGATTGGCTGCCAAAGCCGGACTTTCGGTGGTCAACACCCCCGGCACCGTCGACGCCGGGTATCGGGGCGAGATCAAGGTGTGCCTGATCAATCACGATCCGCGCACGCCCATCGAACTGCGCCGCGGCGACCGGATCGCGCAGCTGCTGGTGCAGCGGGTGGAATTGGTCGACTTCGTCGAGGTGGACACCCTCGACGAAACGGCGCGTGGTGCTGGTGGATACGGGTCGAGCGGCGGCCACGCGATCCTGGCCGACGCCGGCAAGGAGGCGTGA
- a CDS encoding DUF3093 domain-containing protein: MTEHENQTAQTYSERLWVPLWWWPVALGIAGLLAAEIHMGAPGLRAWLPYLLMLPIPVWVLLWLSRHRVEVTRDAAGTPELRADRAHLPVNFVARAAIVPKTAKSAALGRQLDPAAYVQHRAWVGSLVLLVLNDPDDPTPYWLVSTRRPEKVLAALGLPSAD, translated from the coding sequence GTGACGGAACACGAAAACCAGACCGCCCAGACCTACTCCGAGCGCCTGTGGGTGCCGCTGTGGTGGTGGCCGGTCGCGCTCGGCATCGCCGGGCTGCTGGCGGCCGAAATCCACATGGGCGCACCCGGTCTGCGGGCTTGGCTGCCATACCTGTTGATGTTGCCGATCCCGGTGTGGGTGCTGCTGTGGCTGAGCCGCCATCGGGTCGAGGTGACCCGGGATGCGGCGGGGACGCCGGAACTGCGCGCCGACCGCGCCCACCTGCCGGTGAACTTCGTGGCCCGCGCGGCCATCGTGCCCAAAACCGCGAAGAGCGCGGCTCTCGGTCGTCAGCTCGACCCCGCCGCCTACGTGCAGCACCGTGCCTGGGTCGGCTCGTTGGTGCTGCTGGTCCTGAACGACCCGGATGACCCCACGCCGTACTGGCTGGTAAGCACCCGTCGTCCAGAGAAAGTCCTAGCCGCGCTCGGCCTGCCGAGCGCGGACTGA
- a CDS encoding DUF4193 domain-containing protein, which yields MATDYDAPRRTETDDVSEDSLEELKARRNEAQSAVVDIDESDTAESFELPGADLSEEVLTVRVIPKQADEFTCSSCFLVHHRSRLAEESGGQLICMDCAA from the coding sequence ATGGCAACCGACTATGACGCACCGAGGCGTACCGAGACCGACGATGTGTCGGAGGATTCGCTGGAGGAGCTGAAGGCTCGTCGTAACGAGGCACAGTCCGCCGTCGTGGATATCGACGAATCCGATACCGCGGAGTCGTTCGAGCTTCCCGGCGCGGACCTGTCCGAGGAAGTACTGACCGTTCGGGTCATTCCGAAGCAGGCGGACGAGTTCACCTGTTCCAGCTGTTTCCTAGTGCATCACCGGAGCAGACTGGCGGAGGAGAGTGGCGGGCAGTTGATCTGCATGGATTGCGCCGCCTAA
- the cei gene encoding envelope integrity protein Cei, whose amino-acid sequence MVSLITEGSPSDPQGRPWVRRRPRPWLILLGIMTLICTIVWIKALTTADNSGSAMACNSPSPATGASPAPTVPLGQRFAASRLQDVEPAALSASKVRVLNASSQRGQAGHIAGQLGDLGFATAPGKQAGNDPIYVNGDLECTGQIRFGVNGRPAAASVQLVAPCAELIEDQRTDDTVDLVLGSLFGGDIQPGNDAEEVLRSLKNPVPGSSIDTKLLSAARSARC is encoded by the coding sequence GTGGTTTCACTGATCACCGAAGGCAGCCCCTCCGATCCCCAGGGTCGCCCCTGGGTCCGACGGCGCCCGCGGCCCTGGCTCATCCTGCTCGGCATCATGACGCTGATCTGCACCATCGTGTGGATCAAGGCGCTGACGACGGCAGACAACAGCGGTAGCGCGATGGCGTGCAACTCGCCGAGCCCCGCCACCGGCGCGAGCCCGGCCCCCACCGTGCCGCTCGGGCAGCGCTTCGCGGCGTCAAGGCTGCAGGACGTGGAACCGGCGGCCCTGTCGGCCAGCAAAGTGCGCGTGCTGAACGCGAGTAGCCAGCGTGGGCAGGCCGGCCACATCGCCGGCCAGCTCGGTGACCTCGGTTTCGCGACCGCACCGGGAAAGCAAGCCGGTAACGATCCGATCTACGTCAACGGCGACCTGGAGTGCACCGGGCAGATCCGCTTCGGCGTGAACGGCCGCCCGGCCGCCGCGTCGGTGCAGCTGGTCGCCCCCTGCGCCGAACTGATCGAGGATCAGCGCACCGACGACACCGTCGACCTGGTGCTGGGTTCGCTGTTCGGCGGCGACATCCAGCCGGGCAACGACGCCGAGGAGGTGCTGCGGTCGCTGAAGAATCCGGTGCCGGGCAGCTCCATCGACACGAAGCTGCTCAGCGCCGCGCGCTCGGCCAGGTGCTGA
- a CDS encoding inositol monophosphatase family protein: MDGVPETTSSPAESASLPPEEVAELRRIAVDLAETAAAHVRTRRPEVFGPAGLQAADAVQAKGHPTDPVTVVDTETEDLIRKLLAEQRPGDPILGEEGGGDLAAAGDAVTWVVDPIDGTVNFLYGLPGYAVSVAAMRGGHSIAGAVVDVARAATYSAGLGLGAMRVDGDGVVEHLRCNPVTELSMSLVATGFAYGVHRRARQAEMVGQLLPRVRDIRRLGAAALDLCHVAAGQVDAYYEHGLNAWDFAAGALIAAEAGARLALPAATLPGAAGGLVVAAAPGITDELWALLAEIGATVALPDQ; encoded by the coding sequence ATGGACGGCGTGCCCGAAACCACGAGCTCCCCTGCCGAATCCGCATCCCTCCCGCCCGAAGAAGTGGCCGAATTGCGCCGCATCGCGGTCGATCTCGCCGAGACCGCCGCCGCTCACGTCCGCACCCGCCGCCCCGAGGTCTTCGGCCCCGCCGGGCTGCAGGCCGCGGACGCGGTCCAGGCCAAGGGCCACCCCACCGACCCGGTGACGGTGGTCGACACCGAGACCGAGGACCTGATCCGCAAGCTGCTGGCCGAACAGCGGCCCGGGGATCCGATCCTCGGCGAAGAAGGCGGCGGCGACCTCGCGGCCGCCGGTGACGCGGTGACCTGGGTGGTCGACCCGATCGACGGCACCGTCAACTTCCTCTACGGCCTGCCCGGCTACGCGGTGTCGGTGGCCGCGATGCGCGGCGGGCACTCGATCGCCGGCGCGGTGGTCGATGTCGCCCGGGCGGCCACTTACAGCGCGGGGCTCGGGCTCGGCGCCATGCGGGTCGACGGCGACGGCGTGGTCGAGCACCTGCGCTGTAATCCGGTCACCGAGCTGTCGATGTCGTTGGTGGCCACCGGTTTCGCCTACGGCGTGCACCGGCGCGCCCGGCAGGCCGAGATGGTCGGGCAGCTGCTGCCGCGGGTCCGCGATATCCGGCGGCTGGGTGCGGCGGCGCTGGACCTGTGCCATGTCGCGGCGGGCCAGGTCGACGCGTACTACGAACACGGCTTGAACGCCTGGGATTTCGCGGCCGGTGCGCTCATCGCCGCCGAAGCCGGTGCGCGCCTCGCGCTTCCGGCCGCGACCTTGCCGGGGGCGGCGGGCGGCCTGGTGGTCGCCGCCGCACCCGGAATCACCGACGAACTCTGGGCGCTGCTCGCCGAGATCGGCGCGACCGTGGCGCTGCCGGATCAGTAA
- the ppgK gene encoding polyphosphate--glucose phosphotransferase, giving the protein MSVRGHAFGIDIGGSGVKGAAVDLATGELVHERIKIATPNPSTPQAVAEAVAKVVAEANWDGPVGVTLPAVVLDGVTRTAANIDKAWIGTDARALFSAALGGRAVTVLNDADAAGMAEDTYGAAKDYAGMVLLLTFGTGIGSALIYQGALVPNTELGHLEIGGMETEHRAAASVKDRLGLSFEQWAAEVSTVLIGLENLFWPNVIVAGGGISRDADLWIPLLTNRTQVVPAHLRNTAGIVGAAMAVEAGLLP; this is encoded by the coding sequence ATGTCCGTTCGGGGGCACGCGTTCGGAATCGATATCGGTGGCAGCGGCGTCAAGGGCGCCGCGGTGGATCTGGCCACCGGCGAGTTGGTGCACGAACGGATCAAGATCGCGACACCGAATCCGTCGACGCCGCAGGCGGTGGCCGAGGCGGTCGCCAAGGTGGTCGCCGAGGCGAACTGGGACGGCCCGGTCGGCGTGACGCTCCCGGCGGTCGTGCTCGACGGCGTCACCCGCACCGCGGCCAATATCGACAAGGCCTGGATCGGCACCGACGCCCGCGCGCTGTTCTCCGCCGCGCTCGGTGGGCGGGCGGTGACCGTCCTCAACGACGCCGACGCGGCCGGCATGGCCGAGGACACCTATGGCGCGGCAAAGGATTACGCGGGCATGGTGCTGCTGCTGACCTTCGGCACCGGCATCGGCTCGGCCCTGATCTACCAGGGCGCCCTGGTCCCCAACACCGAACTCGGGCACCTCGAGATCGGCGGCATGGAGACCGAGCATCGCGCGGCAGCCTCGGTGAAGGACCGCCTCGGCCTCAGCTTCGAACAGTGGGCCGCCGAGGTGTCCACCGTGCTGATCGGACTGGAGAATCTCTTCTGGCCGAATGTCATCGTCGCCGGCGGCGGTATCAGCCGCGACGCCGATCTGTGGATTCCGTTGCTGACCAACCGAACTCAGGTCGTGCCCGCGCATCTGAGAAACACCGCGGGCATCGTCGGCGCCGCCATGGCGGTCGAGGCGGGGTTGCTGCCTTAA
- a CDS encoding RNA polymerase sigma factor → MVATTRQTADSAEADSADVTEARPVKKAAAKKAPAKKAAAKKAPAKKAAAKKAPAKKAAKKAGAEGEPGTDEAVEDESLEIEDLEDLEVSEDDLTEDAEVLVVDAPEEAAEEAEPTAADKASGDFVWDEEESEALRQARKDAELTASADSVRAYLKQIGKVALLNAEEEVELAKRIEAGLYAAEKMREWAEAGEKLPVATRRDFNWIIRDGNRAKNHLLEANLRLVVSLAKRYTGRGMAFLDLIQEGNLGLIRAVEKFDYTKGYKFSTYATWWIRQAITRAMADQARTIRIPVHMVEVINKLGRIQRELLQDLGREPTPEELAKEMDITPEKVLEIQQYAREPISLDQTIGDEGDSQLGDFIEDSEAVVAVDAVSFTLLQDQLQSVLETLSEREAGVVRLRFGLTDGQPRTLDEIGQVYGVTRERIRQIESKTMSKLRHPSRSQVLRDYLD, encoded by the coding sequence GTGGTAGCCACGACCCGTCAGACCGCCGACTCGGCCGAGGCCGACTCCGCAGATGTAACCGAAGCACGGCCGGTCAAGAAGGCTGCCGCCAAGAAGGCTCCGGCCAAGAAAGCGGCCGCCAAGAAGGCTCCCGCCAAGAAAGCCGCCGCCAAGAAGGCTCCGGCGAAGAAGGCAGCCAAGAAGGCCGGGGCCGAGGGCGAGCCCGGCACCGACGAGGCCGTCGAAGACGAGTCGCTCGAAATCGAGGACCTCGAGGACCTCGAGGTCTCCGAGGACGACCTCACCGAGGACGCCGAGGTTCTGGTCGTCGACGCCCCCGAGGAAGCCGCCGAGGAGGCCGAGCCCACCGCGGCCGACAAGGCCTCCGGTGATTTCGTCTGGGACGAAGAAGAATCCGAAGCGCTGCGCCAGGCCCGCAAGGATGCCGAGCTCACCGCCTCCGCCGACTCGGTGCGCGCCTACCTCAAGCAGATCGGCAAGGTCGCGCTGCTCAACGCCGAGGAGGAGGTCGAGCTCGCCAAGCGGATCGAGGCCGGTCTCTACGCGGCCGAGAAGATGCGCGAGTGGGCCGAGGCCGGCGAGAAGCTGCCCGTGGCCACCCGCCGCGACTTCAACTGGATCATCCGCGACGGCAACCGCGCCAAGAACCACCTGCTCGAGGCGAACCTCCGACTGGTCGTGTCGCTGGCCAAGCGCTACACCGGCCGCGGCATGGCGTTCCTGGACTTGATCCAGGAGGGCAACCTCGGTCTGATCCGCGCGGTCGAGAAGTTCGACTACACCAAGGGCTACAAGTTCTCGACCTACGCCACCTGGTGGATCCGGCAGGCCATCACCCGCGCCATGGCCGACCAGGCCCGCACCATCCGTATCCCGGTGCACATGGTCGAGGTCATCAACAAGCTCGGCCGCATCCAGCGCGAGCTGCTCCAGGACCTGGGCCGTGAGCCCACGCCGGAGGAGCTGGCCAAGGAAATGGACATCACGCCGGAGAAGGTGCTGGAGATCCAGCAGTACGCGCGTGAGCCCATCTCGCTGGACCAGACCATCGGCGACGAGGGCGACAGCCAGCTCGGCGACTTCATCGAGGATTCCGAAGCCGTCGTCGCGGTGGACGCGGTGAGCTTCACCCTGCTGCAGGATCAGCTGCAGTCGGTGCTGGAGACGCTGTCCGAGCGCGAGGCGGGCGTGGTTCGCCTGCGCTTCGGTCTCACCGACGGCCAGCCGCGCACCCTGGACGAGATCGGCCAGGTCTACGGCGTCACCCGTGAGCGCATCCGCCAGATCGAGTCCAAGACCATGAGCAAGCTGCGCCACCCCAGCCGGTCGCAGGTCTTGCGGGACTACCTGGACTAA
- a CDS encoding MHYT domain-containing protein, which yields MGGVLVLDIYHFSYGWITPLMAYVMSVIGSLLGLQCAVRARRQGEVSTGWLIAAALAIGGTGIWVMHFIAMLGFSIEGAQIRYDVLLTLFSALTAVVVVGIGLFIVIRPQPTVLALLSGGAITGIGVGAMHYTGMYAMKSNAHVRYELPVVGLSMLIAVVAATVALWFTLRVKGAPATVAAALIMGVAVCGMHYTGMASMRAQHTGHTAPPAGAEPGQLLAPLLLVISIATMLLLISVSLTTVEDSIVDLPRLRRAARQAEKPQPVAPPAAVGLKPQRPQPKRKPYEPLPTEITNSYWPPQPGSSTAQWPAPARDDTGRPRVTEAHNTRKALARADRQRLLANAAGIEDDPVDDASAGYELPREPGDRWLRWQNPS from the coding sequence GTGGGTGGGGTTCTCGTGCTCGACATCTATCACTTCAGCTACGGGTGGATCACTCCCCTGATGGCTTATGTCATGTCCGTCATCGGCTCGCTGCTCGGCCTACAGTGCGCGGTCCGCGCGCGGCGGCAAGGCGAGGTCAGTACCGGGTGGCTGATCGCGGCGGCGCTGGCCATCGGCGGTACCGGCATCTGGGTCATGCATTTCATTGCGATGCTCGGCTTTTCGATCGAGGGCGCGCAGATCCGCTACGACGTGCTGCTCACACTGTTCAGCGCGCTGACCGCGGTCGTGGTGGTCGGGATCGGGTTGTTCATCGTCATCCGGCCGCAGCCGACCGTGCTCGCGCTGCTGTCCGGCGGCGCGATCACCGGGATCGGGGTGGGTGCCATGCATTACACGGGTATGTACGCGATGAAGTCGAACGCGCATGTCCGCTACGAACTGCCGGTCGTCGGGTTGTCCATGCTGATCGCGGTGGTCGCGGCGACGGTGGCGCTCTGGTTCACCTTGCGCGTCAAGGGCGCGCCGGCGACGGTGGCCGCGGCGTTGATCATGGGCGTGGCGGTGTGCGGAATGCACTACACCGGTATGGCTTCCATGCGCGCGCAGCACACCGGCCACACCGCGCCGCCCGCCGGCGCGGAGCCGGGGCAGCTGCTGGCGCCACTACTGCTGGTGATCAGCATCGCCACCATGCTGCTGCTGATCAGCGTCAGCCTGACCACCGTCGAGGACAGCATCGTCGACCTGCCCCGGCTACGGCGCGCGGCGCGGCAGGCCGAAAAGCCGCAACCGGTCGCGCCACCGGCCGCGGTCGGCCTGAAACCCCAACGGCCGCAACCGAAACGCAAGCCCTACGAACCTTTGCCCACGGAGATCACCAACTCCTACTGGCCGCCGCAGCCCGGTTCTTCGACGGCGCAGTGGCCCGCGCCCGCGCGCGACGACACGGGCCGCCCCCGGGTTACCGAGGCGCACAACACCCGCAAAGCCCTCGCCCGCGCCGATCGACAGCGCCTGCTCGCCAACGCCGCCGGAATCGAGGACGATCCTGTCGATGATGCATCCGCAGGCTACGAGTTGCCCCGCGAGCCGGGCGACCGATGGCTGCGGTGGCAGAACCCTTCATAG